The Meles meles chromosome 6, mMelMel3.1 paternal haplotype, whole genome shotgun sequence genome has a window encoding:
- the LOC123944573 gene encoding heterogeneous nuclear ribonucleoprotein A1-like, with protein MSKSESPKEPEQLRKLFIGGLSFETTDESLRSHFEQWGTLTDCVVMRDPNTKCSRGFGFVPYATVEEVDAAMNARPHKVDGRVVAPKRAVSREDSQRPGAHLTVKKIFVGGIKEDTEEHHLRDYFKQYGKIEVIEIMTDRGSGKKRGFAFVTFDDHDSVDKIVIQKSHTVNGHNCEVRKALSKQEMASASSSQRGRSGSGNFGGGRGGGFGGNDNFGRGGNFSGRGGFGGSRGGGGYGGSGDGYNGFGNDGSNFAGGRSYNDFGNYNNQSSNFGPMKGGNFGGRSSGPYGGGGQYFAKPRNQGGYGGSSSSSSYGSGRRF; from the coding sequence atgtctaagtcagagtctcccaaagagcctgaacagcTGCGGAAACTCTTCATCGGAggtctgagctttgaaacaaccgatgagagtctgaggagccattttgAGCAATGGGGAACACTTACGGACTGTGTGGTCatgagagatccaaacaccaagtgctccagaggctttgggtttgtcccatatgccactgtggaggaggtggatgcagccatgaacgcaaggccacacaaggtggatggaagagttgtggcaccaaagagggctgtctcaagagaagattctcaaagacctggtgcccacttaactgtgaaaaagatttttgttggtggcattaaagaagacactgaagaacatcatctaagagattatttcaaacagtatgggaaaatcgaagtgattgagatcatgactgaccgaggcagtggcaaaaagaggggttttgcttttgtaacatttgatgaccatgattctgtagacaagattgtcattcaaaaatcccatactgtgaatggccacaactgtgaagtaaggaaagcgctctctaagcaagagatggctagtgcttcatccagccaaagaggtcgaagtggttctggaaactttggtggtggtcgtggaggtggttttggtgggaatgacaactttggtcgcggaggaaacttcagtggtcgaggtggctttggtggcagtcgaggtggtggtggatatggtggcagtggggatggctataacggatttggtaatgatggaaGCAACTTTGCAGGTGGCAgaagctataatgattttggcaattacaacaatcagtcctcaaattttggacccatgaaaggaggcaattttggaggcagaagctctggcccttatggtggtggaggccaatacttcgccaaaccacgaaaccaaggtggctatggtggttccagcagcagcagtagctacggcagtggcagaaggttttaa